One window of Burkholderia cepacia GG4 genomic DNA carries:
- the trhA gene encoding PAQR family membrane homeostasis protein TrhA, producing the protein MHVGERFNSISHLVGAVLSVAGLVALVTIGALDRDPYKIVSFSVYGAMLILLYGISTAYHSVRNPRLKAILQKCDHSAIYLLIAGSYTPFTLVTLRGPWGWSLFGVSWGLAAFGIAQELTLGRRTRIVSMVLYVLMGWLALVAIRPLIHALPPVGTAWLLAGGIIYSVGIYFFINDERIRHGHGIWHLFVLAGSLCQFVSVAMYVA; encoded by the coding sequence GTGCATGTCGGTGAGCGTTTCAACAGCATTTCCCATCTCGTCGGCGCGGTACTGTCGGTGGCAGGGCTGGTCGCGCTGGTGACGATCGGCGCGCTCGACCGCGATCCTTACAAGATCGTGAGCTTCAGCGTGTACGGTGCGATGCTGATCCTGCTCTACGGGATCTCGACGGCGTATCACAGCGTGCGCAACCCGCGGCTCAAGGCGATCCTGCAGAAGTGCGACCATTCGGCCATTTATCTGCTGATTGCGGGCAGCTACACGCCGTTCACGCTCGTCACGCTGCGCGGCCCGTGGGGCTGGTCGCTGTTCGGCGTGAGCTGGGGGCTCGCCGCCTTCGGGATCGCGCAGGAACTCACGCTCGGACGACGCACGCGGATCGTATCGATGGTGCTGTACGTGCTGATGGGCTGGCTCGCGCTCGTCGCGATCCGCCCGCTGATCCATGCGTTGCCGCCGGTGGGTACCGCGTGGCTTCTGGCCGGCGGCATCATCTACAGTGTCGGGATCTACTTCTTCATCAACGACGAGCGCATCCGCCACGGGCACGGTATCTGGCACCTTTTCGTGCTGGCCGGCAGCCTGTGCCAGTTCGTCAGTGTCGCGATGTATGTCGCGTGA
- a CDS encoding nuclear transport factor 2 family protein — protein MTHTDTDARRIHQDWHAAVVARDLDGLMALYADDAILETPLIVVTLPEHGSGVLHGKAAIGEFFAAGLRNPGNKLGRWYRTGLCFSNGRQLTWEYPRETPEGDQVDLVEVMDLRDGLIAHHRVYWGWVGFNALRNVAPAAGRT, from the coding sequence ATGACGCACACCGACACCGATGCACGCCGCATCCATCAAGACTGGCACGCCGCCGTCGTCGCCCGCGACCTCGACGGCCTGATGGCGCTGTACGCGGACGACGCGATACTCGAAACGCCGCTGATCGTCGTCACGCTGCCCGAGCACGGTTCGGGCGTGCTGCACGGCAAGGCCGCGATCGGCGAATTCTTCGCGGCCGGCCTGCGCAATCCGGGCAACAAGCTCGGACGCTGGTACCGCACGGGGCTGTGCTTCTCGAACGGGCGGCAACTCACCTGGGAATATCCGCGTGAAACGCCGGAAGGCGACCAGGTCGATCTCGTCGAGGTGATGGATCTGCGCGACGGGCTGATCGCGCATCATCGCGTCTACTGGGGGTGGGTCGGGTTCAATGCGCTGCGGAACGTCGCGCCGGCGGCCGGTCGCACCTGA
- a CDS encoding glycosyltransferase: MMLAITFLVSGLSLLIWIVLLVARGGFWRARPARALPPDARGAAAEAGWPAVVAVVPARNEVDVIAQAATSLLEQDYPGDFHLIIVDDHSDDGTADAARAAALAINRADRLTVLAAKPLPAGWSGKVWAQSQGIAAVRTLGLPADYLLLTDADIGHPPDAVAQLVTRAQAEQRDLVSLMVRLRCDSFWEKALIPAFVFFFAKLYPFSWINNPRNRTAGAAGGCMLVKRSALEEAGGIESIRGALIDDCSLAAQIKHRGSGRHPIRLDLADRSVSLRPYDSWRDIWNMIARTAFTQLHYSPLLLAGTLLGMTIIYLVPPVAALVYGARAWPAWLAWASMCTAYAPMLRYYRRSPLWAPALPLVALFYVGATFASAWRYWRGKGGQWKARVQAPVDR, translated from the coding sequence ATGATGCTGGCGATTACCTTCCTGGTGTCCGGCCTGTCGCTGCTGATCTGGATCGTGCTGCTCGTCGCGCGCGGCGGCTTCTGGCGTGCGCGGCCTGCGCGGGCGCTGCCGCCCGACGCGCGCGGCGCCGCGGCCGAGGCTGGCTGGCCGGCCGTGGTCGCGGTCGTGCCGGCGCGCAACGAAGTCGACGTGATCGCGCAAGCGGCGACGTCGCTGCTCGAGCAGGACTATCCGGGCGACTTTCATCTGATCATTGTCGACGACCACAGCGACGATGGCACCGCCGACGCGGCCCGCGCGGCCGCGCTCGCGATCAACCGCGCCGACCGGCTGACGGTGCTCGCCGCGAAGCCGCTGCCGGCCGGCTGGTCGGGCAAGGTGTGGGCGCAGTCGCAGGGCATCGCGGCGGTGCGCACGCTCGGGCTGCCGGCCGACTACCTGCTGCTGACGGATGCCGACATCGGCCATCCACCCGACGCGGTGGCCCAGCTGGTCACGCGCGCACAGGCCGAGCAGCGCGATCTCGTGTCGCTGATGGTGCGGCTGCGCTGCGATTCGTTCTGGGAAAAGGCGCTGATCCCGGCGTTCGTGTTCTTCTTCGCGAAGCTCTATCCGTTCTCGTGGATCAACAATCCGCGCAACCGGACCGCCGGCGCCGCGGGCGGCTGCATGCTGGTCAAGCGCAGTGCGCTCGAGGAGGCGGGCGGCATCGAATCGATCCGCGGCGCGCTGATCGACGACTGCAGCCTTGCCGCGCAGATCAAGCATCGCGGTAGCGGCCGGCATCCGATCCGGCTCGATCTGGCCGACCGCAGCGTGTCGTTGCGTCCGTACGACAGCTGGCGCGACATCTGGAACATGATCGCGCGCACCGCGTTCACGCAGCTTCACTATTCGCCGCTGCTGCTCGCCGGCACGCTGCTCGGGATGACGATCATCTATCTCGTGCCGCCCGTCGCCGCGCTCGTGTACGGCGCACGCGCATGGCCGGCGTGGCTCGCGTGGGCGTCGATGTGCACCGCGTATGCGCCGATGCTGCGCTATTACCGGCGCTCGCCGCTGTGGGCGCCCGCGCTGCCGCTGGTCGCGCTGTTCTACGTCGGCGCGACGTTCGCGTCCGCGTGGCGCTACTGGCGCGGCAAGGGCGGCCAGTGGAAGGCGCGCGTGCAGGCGCCGGTGGATCGCTGA
- a CDS encoding carbon starvation CstA family protein has translation MNRASSTLLWIAVALLGAFSFGTIALAHGERVSALWIVIAAVCVYLIAYRFYSRFIASKVMQLDGLRMTPAVKFNDGLDYVPTNKYVLFGHHFAAIAGAGPLVGPVLAAQMGYTPGMLWILAGVVFAGAVQDFIVLFISTRRDGRSLGDLVKMELGTVPGVIALFGAFLIMVIILAVLALIVVKALTNSPWGTFTVAATIPIALFMGVYTRYIRPGRIGEVSIIGFVLLMASIAFGQTVHDSQTLAAWFTFNGTQLTWILIGYGFVASVLPVWLLLAPRDYLSTFLKIGTILGLAIGILVVAPELKMPALTKFVDGTGPVWSGNLFPFLFITIACGAVSGFHALISSGTTPKLIDNETNARFIGYGAMLMESFVAIMALVAACVIEPGIYFAMNAPAAVLGSTPEAVANTVTQWGFVLTPDMLTQTAKAVGETTIIARAGGAPTLAVGMAHILHQVIGGEAMMAFWYHFAILFEALFILTAVDAGTRAGRFMLQDLLGTFHPALKRTESLPANLVATGLCVAAWGYFLYQGVVDPLGGINTLWPLFGISNQMLAAIALVLGTVVLFKMKRERYAWVTLVPTAWLLICTLTAGWQKIFDSNPKVSFLAHAAKLQAAVDEGKVLAPAKSIAQMQRIIFNDYIDAALAGLFIFVVVAIAVYGLLAVLRARRESTPTVRETPYEPMPAAQALGSGR, from the coding sequence ATGAATCGGGCTTCCAGTACCCTGCTCTGGATCGCGGTCGCGCTGCTAGGCGCGTTCTCGTTCGGAACGATCGCACTTGCGCACGGCGAACGCGTCAGCGCGCTCTGGATCGTGATCGCCGCAGTCTGCGTGTATCTGATCGCATATCGCTTCTACAGCCGTTTCATCGCCAGCAAGGTCATGCAGCTCGACGGGCTGCGGATGACGCCGGCAGTCAAGTTCAACGACGGCCTCGACTACGTACCGACCAACAAGTACGTGCTGTTCGGCCATCACTTCGCCGCGATCGCCGGCGCCGGGCCGCTCGTCGGGCCGGTGCTCGCCGCGCAGATGGGCTACACGCCCGGCATGCTGTGGATCCTGGCCGGCGTCGTGTTCGCCGGCGCGGTGCAGGACTTCATCGTGCTGTTCATCTCGACGCGCCGCGACGGCCGCTCGCTCGGCGACCTCGTCAAGATGGAGCTCGGCACGGTGCCCGGTGTGATCGCGCTGTTCGGCGCGTTCCTGATCATGGTGATCATCCTCGCGGTGCTCGCGCTGATCGTCGTGAAGGCGCTGACCAATTCGCCGTGGGGCACGTTCACCGTCGCCGCGACGATTCCGATCGCGCTGTTCATGGGTGTCTACACGCGCTACATCCGCCCGGGCCGCATCGGCGAAGTGTCGATCATCGGCTTCGTGCTGCTGATGGCGTCGATCGCGTTCGGCCAGACCGTGCACGATTCGCAGACGCTCGCCGCCTGGTTCACGTTCAACGGCACGCAGCTCACGTGGATCCTGATCGGCTACGGCTTCGTCGCATCGGTGCTGCCGGTGTGGCTGCTGCTCGCGCCGCGCGACTACCTGTCGACGTTCCTGAAGATCGGCACGATCCTCGGCCTCGCGATCGGCATCCTGGTCGTCGCGCCGGAACTGAAGATGCCCGCGCTGACGAAGTTCGTTGACGGCACCGGCCCGGTGTGGTCAGGCAACCTGTTCCCGTTCCTGTTCATCACGATCGCGTGCGGCGCGGTGTCGGGCTTCCACGCGCTGATCTCGTCGGGTACGACGCCGAAGCTGATCGACAACGAAACCAACGCGCGCTTCATCGGTTACGGCGCGATGCTGATGGAATCGTTCGTCGCGATCATGGCGCTGGTCGCCGCGTGCGTGATCGAGCCGGGCATCTACTTCGCGATGAACGCACCGGCCGCCGTACTCGGCTCGACGCCGGAAGCCGTCGCGAACACGGTTACGCAATGGGGCTTCGTGCTGACGCCTGACATGCTGACGCAGACCGCGAAGGCCGTCGGCGAAACGACGATCATCGCGCGCGCGGGCGGCGCGCCGACGCTGGCCGTCGGCATGGCGCACATCCTGCACCAGGTGATCGGCGGCGAAGCGATGATGGCGTTCTGGTATCACTTCGCGATCCTGTTCGAGGCGCTGTTCATCCTGACGGCCGTCGACGCCGGCACGCGCGCGGGCCGCTTCATGCTGCAGGACCTGCTCGGTACGTTCCACCCGGCGCTCAAGCGCACCGAGTCGCTGCCGGCGAACCTGGTCGCCACCGGGCTGTGCGTGGCCGCGTGGGGCTACTTCCTGTATCAGGGCGTGGTCGACCCGCTCGGCGGCATCAACACGCTGTGGCCGCTGTTCGGCATCTCGAACCAGATGCTGGCCGCGATCGCGCTGGTGCTCGGCACCGTCGTGCTGTTCAAGATGAAGCGTGAGCGCTACGCGTGGGTGACGCTCGTGCCGACCGCATGGCTGCTGATCTGCACGCTGACGGCCGGCTGGCAGAAGATCTTCGATTCGAACCCGAAGGTCAGCTTCCTCGCGCACGCCGCGAAGCTGCAGGCCGCGGTGGACGAAGGCAAGGTGCTCGCACCGGCGAAGTCGATCGCGCAGATGCAGCGGATCATCTTCAACGACTACATCGATGCGGCGCTGGCCGGCCTGTTCATCTTTGTCGTCGTGGCCATCGCGGTGTACGGCCTGCTCGCCGTGCTGCGCGCGCGTCGCGAGTCGACGCCGACCGTGCGCGAGACGCCGTACGAGCCGATGCCGGCCGCGCAGGCGCTCGGCAGCGGACGCTAA
- the ispH gene encoding 4-hydroxy-3-methylbut-2-enyl diphosphate reductase has protein sequence MRVILAQPRGFCAGVVRAIEIVDRALQQHGAPVYVRHEIVHNRHVVENLRNKGARFVEELDEVPHGAVAIFSAHGVAQTVERDAETRGLDVLDATCPLVTKVHVQGRQYVAAGRRLILIGHAGHPEVEGTIGQIPAEVVLVQSEAEVDTLTLPVDTPVAYVTQTTLSVDDTRGIIEALQRRFTDIVGPDTRDICYATQNRQAAVRELSSQVDVLLVVGATNSSNSNRLREIGTESGVPSYLVADGSEVKAEWFAGVQTVGLTAGASAPEEMVEDVIGALRALGPVDVTTMAGREEKVEFKLPAKLTQAVAREV, from the coding sequence ATGCGAGTCATCCTTGCCCAGCCCCGCGGCTTCTGTGCGGGGGTTGTCCGTGCGATCGAGATCGTCGATCGCGCGCTGCAACAGCACGGCGCGCCGGTCTATGTGCGTCATGAGATCGTTCATAACCGGCATGTCGTCGAAAACCTGCGTAATAAAGGGGCGCGATTCGTTGAGGAACTCGACGAAGTGCCGCACGGCGCCGTGGCGATCTTCAGCGCCCACGGTGTCGCCCAGACGGTCGAACGCGACGCGGAAACGCGCGGGCTCGACGTGCTGGACGCAACCTGCCCGCTCGTCACGAAAGTGCACGTGCAGGGCCGCCAGTACGTCGCGGCGGGCCGCCGGCTGATCCTGATCGGCCATGCGGGCCATCCGGAAGTCGAGGGCACGATCGGCCAGATTCCGGCCGAGGTGGTCCTCGTGCAGAGCGAGGCCGAAGTCGATACGCTGACGCTGCCGGTCGATACGCCGGTCGCGTACGTCACGCAAACAACGCTGTCGGTCGACGACACGCGCGGCATCATCGAAGCGCTGCAGCGCCGGTTCACCGACATCGTCGGCCCGGACACGCGCGACATCTGCTACGCGACGCAGAACCGCCAGGCCGCCGTGCGCGAACTGAGCAGTCAGGTCGACGTGCTGCTGGTCGTCGGTGCGACGAACAGCTCGAACTCGAACCGCCTGCGCGAGATCGGCACCGAAAGCGGCGTGCCGAGCTATCTCGTCGCCGACGGCTCGGAAGTGAAGGCCGAATGGTTCGCGGGCGTGCAGACGGTCGGCCTGACCGCCGGCGCGTCGGCGCCCGAGGAAATGGTTGAGGATGTAATTGGCGCGCTACGCGCGCTGGGGCCCGTCGATGTCACGACGATGGCGGGCCGTGAGGAAAAAGTCGAATTCAAGTTGCCGGCGAAGCTTACGCAAGCTGTCGCCCGCGAAGTTTAA
- a CDS encoding PRC-barrel domain-containing protein, producing the protein MKFYKTLIAATILASSVSAHAQIAGAQPLSVTVEQSQALLEGWSVKKSVLGKAVYNDANQKVGTVRDLIVAPDGSVSAAIVSAGGFLGVAAHDVAVPIASLDVRNGNIYLPGATKDALKATPAFQYAKVPSPPKPKKVDDKH; encoded by the coding sequence ATGAAGTTCTACAAGACCCTCATCGCAGCAACCATCCTTGCATCGAGCGTCAGCGCGCACGCACAGATCGCCGGCGCGCAGCCGCTCAGCGTGACCGTCGAGCAATCGCAGGCGCTGCTCGAAGGCTGGAGCGTGAAGAAGAGCGTGCTCGGCAAGGCCGTGTACAACGACGCGAACCAGAAGGTCGGCACGGTGCGCGACCTGATCGTCGCGCCGGACGGCTCGGTATCGGCGGCGATCGTATCGGCCGGCGGCTTCCTCGGCGTGGCCGCGCATGACGTCGCGGTGCCGATCGCGTCGCTCGACGTGCGCAACGGCAACATCTATCTGCCGGGCGCGACGAAGGATGCGCTGAAGGCGACGCCGGCGTTCCAGTATGCGAAGGTGCCGTCGCCGCCGAAGCCGAAGAAGGTCGACGACAAGCACTGA
- a CDS encoding YceH family protein, translating to MNTTPDMPTPRALRELTPLEARILGVLVEKQHTVPDTYPLSLNALTSGCNQKTARLPVMNVSDDEVTTALDGLKHLSLVMEGSSSRVPRFEHNVNRVLCIPSQAIALLTILLLRGPQTAAELRLNSARLHGFADISSVEAFLDELAARTQPLVVRLPRAPGARENRWMHLMCGEVNIADFAGADAGGGADSVPPSEFEALKAEQKRLSEEVARLNALVQRMATELGIDVDAPGDAG from the coding sequence ATGAACACCACGCCGGACATGCCCACGCCACGCGCCCTGCGCGAACTCACGCCCCTCGAGGCCCGCATTCTCGGGGTGCTCGTCGAGAAGCAGCATACGGTGCCGGACACCTATCCGCTGTCGCTGAATGCGCTGACCTCGGGCTGCAACCAGAAAACCGCGCGCTTGCCGGTGATGAACGTCAGCGACGACGAAGTCACGACCGCGCTCGACGGGCTCAAGCACCTGAGCCTCGTGATGGAGGGCAGCAGCAGCCGCGTGCCGCGTTTCGAGCACAACGTGAACCGCGTGCTCTGCATCCCGAGCCAGGCGATCGCGCTGCTGACGATCCTGCTGCTGCGCGGCCCGCAGACGGCCGCCGAACTGCGCCTGAACAGCGCACGCTTGCACGGCTTCGCGGACATCTCGTCGGTCGAGGCATTCCTCGACGAACTCGCGGCGCGTACGCAGCCGCTCGTCGTCCGGTTGCCGCGCGCGCCCGGTGCGCGCGAGAACCGCTGGATGCACCTGATGTGCGGCGAGGTGAACATCGCCGACTTCGCCGGTGCGGATGCGGGTGGCGGCGCGGATTCCGTTCCGCCGTCCGAGTTCGAGGCGCTGAAGGCCGAGCAGAAGCGGCTTTCGGAGGAAGTGGCGCGGCTGAACGCACTCGTTCAGCGGATGGCGACCGAACTCGGCATCGACGTCGACGCACCGGGCGACGCGGGCTGA
- a CDS encoding 3-deoxy-7-phosphoheptulonate synthase produces MQNLDNPSHDREVGSADATQDTTRIDDVRIGAVRPLISPALLQDELPVPAATQTLVEDTRRAIGDILHGRDDRLLLVVGPCSIHDHDQALEYARRLKAAADALKDDLLITMRVYFEKPRTTVGWKGYINDPRLDGSFRINEGLRAARQLLLDINALGLPASTEFLDLLSPQYIADLIAWGAIGARTTESQSHRQLASGLSCPIGFKNGTDGGVQVASDAIVAARASHAFMGMTKMGMAAIFETRGNDDAHVILRGGKNGPNYDAEHVEASCAVLRKSGLREQVMVDCSHANSNKSHERQIEVAQDLARQLSQGEHRIVGVMVESHLEAGRQDLKPGVPLQYGVSITDACLSWTQTEPVLDVLAEAVRHRRVYSRNA; encoded by the coding sequence ATGCAGAACCTCGACAATCCTTCCCACGATCGCGAGGTAGGCAGTGCCGACGCGACGCAGGACACCACGCGCATCGACGACGTCCGCATTGGCGCCGTGCGTCCGCTGATTTCGCCCGCGCTGCTGCAGGACGAACTGCCGGTGCCGGCCGCCACGCAGACGCTCGTCGAGGACACGCGCCGCGCGATCGGCGACATCCTGCACGGTCGCGACGACCGGCTGCTGCTCGTCGTCGGCCCGTGCTCGATCCACGACCATGACCAGGCGCTCGAGTACGCCCGCCGCCTGAAGGCCGCCGCCGATGCGCTGAAGGACGACCTGCTGATCACGATGCGCGTGTACTTCGAGAAGCCGCGCACGACGGTCGGCTGGAAAGGCTACATCAACGATCCGCGCCTGGACGGCAGCTTCCGCATCAACGAAGGGCTGCGCGCTGCGCGGCAACTGCTGCTCGACATCAACGCGCTCGGCCTGCCGGCGTCGACCGAATTCCTCGACCTGCTGAGCCCGCAGTACATCGCGGACCTGATTGCATGGGGCGCGATCGGCGCGCGCACGACCGAGAGCCAGAGCCATCGTCAGCTCGCGTCGGGGCTGAGCTGCCCGATCGGCTTCAAGAACGGCACCGACGGCGGCGTGCAGGTCGCGTCGGACGCGATCGTCGCAGCACGCGCGAGCCATGCGTTCATGGGGATGACGAAGATGGGGATGGCCGCGATCTTCGAGACCCGCGGCAACGACGACGCGCACGTGATCCTGCGCGGCGGCAAGAACGGGCCGAACTACGACGCCGAGCACGTCGAGGCGAGCTGCGCGGTGCTGCGCAAGAGCGGGTTGCGCGAGCAGGTGATGGTCGATTGCTCGCATGCGAATTCGAACAAGTCGCATGAACGGCAGATCGAGGTTGCGCAGGATCTCGCGCGGCAGCTGTCGCAGGGCGAGCACCGGATCGTCGGCGTGATGGTCGAGAGCCATCTCGAGGCCGGGCGTCAGGATCTGAAGCCGGGCGTGCCGTTGCAGTACGGCGTGTCGATTACGGATGCGTGCCTGAGCTGGACGCAGACGGAACCGGTGCTGGACGTGCTGGCGGAGGCGGTGCGGCATCGGCGCGTCTATTCACGCAACGCATGA
- a CDS encoding DOPA 4,5-dioxygenase family protein, whose product MAAIDTTAIHSWHAHVYFDAASRDTAWAFRLVVEERFGAIIELGRFHERLVGPHPAWSYQIAFDATRFDTLVPWLVLNHGALDIFLHPNTDDELRDHRDSAAWIGKSYELNLDALAG is encoded by the coding sequence ATGGCTGCCATCGACACTACCGCCATCCACAGTTGGCATGCCCACGTCTACTTCGATGCCGCGAGCCGCGACACGGCCTGGGCGTTTCGCCTCGTCGTCGAAGAACGGTTCGGCGCGATCATCGAACTCGGCCGCTTTCACGAACGCCTCGTCGGCCCGCATCCGGCCTGGTCGTACCAGATCGCGTTCGACGCCACGCGGTTCGACACCCTCGTGCCGTGGCTCGTGCTGAATCACGGCGCGCTCGACATCTTCCTGCATCCGAACACGGACGACGAACTGCGCGATCATCGCGACAGCGCGGCGTGGATCGGCAAGTCGTATGAACTGAATCTCGACGCGCTGGCGGGCTGA
- the hpnH gene encoding adenosyl-hopene transferase HpnH → MSIPLLQQVRVGAYIMRQHLSGNKRYPLALMLEPLFRCNLACNGCGKIDYPDPILNQRLSVEECLQSVDECGAPIVSIAGGEPLLHKEMPEIVKGIMKRKKFVYLCTNALLMEKKMDDYEPNPYFVWSVHLDGDKDMHDHSVSQEGVYDKAVAAIKEAKRRGFRVNINCTLFNDAIPERVAKFFDTLGPIGVDGITVSPGYAYERAPDQQHFLNRDKTKNLFREILKRGEGGKRWSFSQSSLFLDFLAGNQTYKCTPWGNPARTVFGWQKPCYLVGEGYVKTFKELMEDTNWDNYGVGNYEKCADCMVHCGFEATAVMDTISHPLKALRVSKKGIKTDGPFAPDISIAKQRPAEYVFSRHVEIKLEEIQRAGKGKLQKPAKPATAA, encoded by the coding sequence TTGTCTATTCCGCTGCTCCAGCAAGTCCGCGTCGGCGCATACATCATGCGCCAACACCTGTCCGGCAACAAACGCTATCCGCTCGCGCTAATGCTCGAGCCGCTGTTCCGCTGCAACCTCGCCTGTAACGGCTGCGGCAAGATCGACTATCCGGACCCGATCCTGAACCAGCGCCTGTCCGTCGAGGAATGCCTGCAGTCCGTCGACGAGTGCGGCGCGCCCATCGTGTCGATCGCCGGCGGCGAGCCGCTGCTCCACAAGGAGATGCCGGAGATCGTCAAGGGCATCATGAAGCGCAAGAAATTCGTGTACCTGTGCACGAACGCGCTCCTGATGGAAAAGAAGATGGACGACTACGAGCCGAATCCGTACTTCGTCTGGTCGGTCCACCTCGACGGCGACAAGGACATGCACGATCATTCCGTGTCGCAGGAAGGCGTGTACGACAAGGCGGTCGCGGCCATCAAGGAAGCGAAGCGCCGCGGCTTCCGCGTGAACATCAACTGCACGCTGTTCAACGACGCGATCCCCGAGCGCGTCGCGAAGTTCTTCGACACGCTGGGGCCGATCGGCGTCGACGGCATCACCGTGTCGCCGGGCTACGCGTACGAGCGCGCACCGGACCAGCAGCACTTCCTGAACCGCGACAAGACGAAGAACCTGTTCCGCGAGATCCTGAAGCGCGGCGAAGGCGGCAAGCGCTGGTCGTTCAGCCAGTCGTCGCTGTTCCTCGACTTCCTGGCCGGCAACCAGACGTACAAGTGCACGCCGTGGGGCAACCCGGCGCGTACGGTGTTCGGCTGGCAGAAGCCGTGCTATCTGGTCGGCGAAGGTTACGTGAAGACCTTCAAGGAGCTGATGGAAGACACGAACTGGGACAACTACGGCGTCGGCAACTACGAGAAGTGCGCGGACTGCATGGTCCACTGCGGCTTCGAAGCCACCGCCGTGATGGACACGATCTCGCATCCGCTGAAGGCGCTGCGCGTGAGCAAGAAGGGCATCAAGACCGACGGCCCGTTCGCACCGGACATCTCGATCGCGAAGCAGCGCCCGGCGGAGTACGTGTTCTCGCGCCACGTCGAGATCAAGCTCGAGGAAATCCAGCGCGCCGGCAAGGGCAAGCTGCAGAAGCCGGCGAAGCCGGCAACGGCGGCTTAA
- a CDS encoding YbdD/YjiX family protein, producing the protein MFSDLGSDLRSAGRYLGQALRLMVGLPDYDTYVAHMRETHPDREPMTYEAFFRERQNARYGSGAGKCC; encoded by the coding sequence ATGTTCAGCGATCTTGGCAGCGACCTGCGCAGCGCGGGGCGTTACCTCGGGCAGGCGTTGCGGCTGATGGTCGGCCTGCCCGACTACGACACCTACGTAGCGCACATGCGCGAGACTCATCCGGACCGCGAGCCGATGACGTACGAGGCATTCTTCCGCGAGCGTCAGAATGCGCGATACGGATCGGGGGCCGGGAAGTGTTGCTGA
- a CDS encoding SDR family oxidoreductase, with product MTASSSAPHVRAIVTGHTRGLGASLAEQLLLEGIAVLGVSRSRHPSLASHAGDRFAEAELDLSDASAVATWLAGDTLRSFVDGASIVLLFNNAGIVDPIGPLAAQDPAIVARAVGLNVAAPLMLSAALAQAASATTECRILHVSSGAARNAYAGWSVYCATKAALDHHARAVALDASRALRICSVAPGVVDTGMQATIRSTSEENFPLREKFDELKASGALSTPEAAARQLIGYALSDAFGSVPTTDVRELPAA from the coding sequence ATGACCGCATCCTCTTCCGCGCCGCACGTGCGCGCCATCGTCACCGGACACACGCGCGGCCTCGGCGCGTCGCTCGCCGAACAACTGCTGCTGGAAGGCATCGCCGTGCTCGGCGTCTCGCGCAGCCGCCATCCGTCGCTCGCATCGCACGCCGGCGACCGTTTCGCCGAAGCCGAACTCGACTTGTCCGACGCATCGGCCGTCGCGACCTGGCTGGCCGGCGACACGCTGCGCAGCTTCGTCGACGGCGCGTCGATCGTGCTGCTGTTCAACAACGCGGGCATCGTCGATCCGATCGGCCCGCTCGCAGCACAGGACCCGGCAATCGTCGCGCGTGCGGTCGGCCTGAACGTCGCGGCGCCGCTGATGCTGTCGGCCGCACTCGCACAAGCGGCATCCGCGACGACCGAATGCCGGATCCTGCACGTGTCGAGCGGTGCGGCGCGCAACGCGTACGCGGGCTGGAGCGTCTACTGCGCGACCAAGGCCGCGCTCGACCATCACGCCCGCGCCGTCGCGCTCGATGCGAGCCGCGCGCTGCGGATCTGCAGCGTCGCGCCGGGCGTCGTCGATACGGGCATGCAGGCGACGATCCGCTCGACCAGCGAAGAGAACTTCCCGCTGCGCGAGAAATTCGACGAGCTGAAGGCAAGCGGCGCGCTCTCGACGCCCGAGGCGGCCGCGCGGCAGCTCATCGGTTATGCGCTGAGCGACGCGTTCGGTTCGGTGCCGACGACCGACGTTCGCGAACTGCCCGCGGCCTGA